CACCCACCCCTCCAGCACTCTGTATCCTCTCACCCCCACTTATCTTCTTAGAACTTATCACGAAATGAAATTACAGTACCTGTACTTGTTTACTGTCTTTCTGCCCTACTAGAATTCCACAGAAAATTAATCTAATTTGTCATTATATCTAttgtgcctagaacagtgcctgccaccCAGTGGGCATTCCCTAAGTATTTGCTAAATTACTAAGTTACAATTAAAAACACACATTACTCATACATAGTGGAATTCTGATATTAATTTCCACTTCCTTTTAACTAAGAAATGGGGCAAATAACTGGAAATAAATCTTTTCTACTGCAGTCTGAATTTTACttccataaaataaaacacatacaaataattttttaaaattaggatatAATATCAGAAACCACTGCATTGGCTAATGGCATAAGCAGCGAAATCTTGGCTCAACCAAACAGTCAACAAAGAAGGAGTGTAGGCCAGGTGTCCCCACCTAGGCTATGCTATCTTCTTACTTCCTTCTTCTGGCAGGAAAGGAGATGTCAGGCTGTAGGAAAGTAGTAGCACGGGCTACTTCCTCAAGGACTAAGTAAAGTAGCATTCCATGCTGTGGGCAAAAGGAGacaggggcagggccaggtgctGGTGAGGAGAGGCAGTCCACTCTCAAGAGGGGACAGTGAGGTGAGGATCCAGGACCTCTTTCCGGACcactcctggtagttctgagttCCAGTCTGACAGCTCACAGACACAGCCCCCCATTTTGCCTCCAGCAGGAGAAGACAAGGAGATGGAGAGACTGTCAACCTAGAACCAGTAATGACCAGTTCCAACTTAattacagaaagggagaaaagatcAATCATTTAAGTTGCTTCATCGTCTAAATAAAAGTGTTTTGGCTGTTGAAACATGAACCTAGACTCCTGCctcaacatatttaaaatgagaacaaaGTGGCAGTATCATGGTGGTGGGCGTTTAGATGCTTACATTGTTTTCATCTACAAAACAGGCTTTCCTTTCACACCCTAGCTCTTTGCTGGGCTGGTGGAGCTGATTGACAGATATAGCCCGCTCCAAAGGAACAGCCCTTTCTCAAGGAATGAATGATTTGCTCTAAGTATTTAAATCCTCTGCTCAAAATCAAACATAAATTGAAgtatcaaaataaacaaaaatatggtTTGTGGTTTTGAAagcatttctttgtgatttttgctaaaaagagaaatgccaaaaaaatttttttaaagattttgagaCAATTatctggcgcagtggctcacgcctgtaatcccagcactttgggaggctgaggcaggcagatcatgaggtcaggagatcaagaccatcctggccaacatgttgaaaccccatctctactaaaaatataaaaattagctgggcatgatgggcgcctgtaatcccagctactcaggaggcagaggcaagataatcacttgaatccaggaggtgggggttgcaatgagccaagatcatgccactgcactccaacctgggcaacagagtaagattcgttctcaaaaaaaaaaaaaaaaaaagaaaagaaaaaagatttcgaGACAATAGTTTTAAACTAATGCATCCATCTTAAAATCCTTAACTAACAGActttattacagaaaaatgtaTTACTGATAAGGACTATTCAAAATAATACAGATAACATGAATGTGCTCCTGTTCTGCTTTTATGTTTCCATTATTTGTAATGAATACTTTCCTGTATGTGCTGAATTCttgtttttagaaatattattttgtagTAGAGAAAACATAGGGAAGAATAGGAGTTGTTACACCATATGGGTCTTtgctaaaagcacaaaaaaagacTCTGTCATGCTGTTCACAGAAGAGGCAATAGGAAAATCAGTGGGCCAGGGTGAGTTTGCTGAGGTTGGTGATGAACTAAACCACAGGCTACCAAGGCTGCTGTGATTGGGTATTCCTGAGAAATGAAGTCCAGGATTGTTTCTTAGCCCTATAGCCACATTTGTGCTCTGGTAACTTTCTCGTTAGACTGACATCATGTTAACTGCTTAGTGGCAGATGGTCCTTAAGTGACACAACCTTTGCTGTAGGCCATATTGCTGAGTGGTGTTAGCCCCTTATACTCAATTTGGTCCCATCTGTCCAGACAGGTGTTTGTAAACCTGACACTGATTCTGCTGCTGCAGACAATGTTCCAGGAAGTGTACCCTTTAATCCCTGGCTCCAGCCAGCCCTTTATCATTGGTATGAATTAGAGATGCTCATTTAAGGATCAACACAGGCTCTGATTGGAAAAACCACATTAGTAATGATTTTGACATAAGCAGAAGTTGAGGTGCTGATAATTACTATTCCACCAAACGAACTGAGGCTCAAAACTGCTATTAAAAGGAAATGATCTTCCATGTATGATGACTTTCACACTGCATGACACTATTAAATAACCATCATTAGCTACTAATGCATGTACTACCCATTTTCCAGAGCCCTTTCTCTGCTGAGAAATTTAAGACCAAGAATGATCAATGAATGAGTCATCAGTATGACAATTGTTGATATAGGACATGCAAATTGaaattatttagaataatttaaGTGTATAAGGAATTAATACACATGATGATATTCCTCAGCTAGTAAAGCTCTACTTATAAGGAGCTCACAGTTTATTTCTTTGCATCTACATTTTATAATCTAGAAAAGAGGAAAGTACTATCCATGGGATGccttgacaaaataaaacaaggtgATTTGGGGCAATTTTGTAGGTACTGCACTAGATGCTggggatagaaaaataaataaaatgcaagccCCTGGTCTCCACAAGCTTACAAATTTATAAGAGGGTACAGACAAGTACACAAAAAGCCACAGTACAGTGTGATAAATATAATAATCAAAGTGTGCACCTGGTACATGATAGCACAGGAGAGTATAGCTTGTAGGAGAAAGTTACAGTGAGGGAAGAAAATCAGTCTGCTCAAGAATCTGCAACTTCCTAAATTGGAACATTTCATTTTCCCCTTTCTGGAAAACATCTCCTTCTTTTCTATCTATAAATGTTCATATCACAGAGGCATAGGAAAGATGGTAACCAAAGAGGGCTGGAGGACAGGTAACTTGTAGGGAGAAAACAAGCTCTTCCTAATCTTTTCAAGGTTTTAGACATGTGAACCTAAAAAGTTTTTAACAAGACAAGAAGATTGTTGAGTCCTGACTATTCACTGGCTGCGTTTTTTGCAAATTAAAGTGATCTCATGCCCAtatcagttttcctttttctttggaaatatttacattaaattgaGATCTGAGGGGAAGATAGCGCTCTAACTGGGATCCtgcttttaatataatttgaaaatagctGCAACCCCAATCCACCTTCCTGGTGGCCCAGAAATGCcaccctttttgtttgtttgtttgtttttgttgttcataGATTAGTTCACAAATACAATAATTAGAAATACATGActgggctgagcacggtggctcacacgggtaataccagcactttgtgaggctgagacaggaaaattgcttgagctaGGAATTCCACACCAGTCTGTGCAagataggaagaccccatctctacaaaaaccttaaaaattagccaggcatcgtggggcacacctgtagtccccagctactccagaggctaaggtgggaggatcacttgagcctgagacatcaaggctacagtgagctgtgattgtgccactacactccagcctgggtgatagagcaaaaccctgtctcaaaataataataataataataataataataataataataataatttaaaaataaatacataactgaAAAGATTTAATAATGCTGCATAGCTTATATCCATCTCAAtccctctctttgtctttctctcatgctttttaaaattgaagtaaAACTcccataatataaaatttataattttagtcatttttgaagtgtacaattcagggatttttagcatattcacaatgttatgcaatcatcaccactatctaattccagaacattttcaccactcaaaaaagaaagctcatacccattaagcagtccttcctctttcccctctgcccccagcccctggcaaccactaacgTACCTTGTCTGTATGTATTGCCTGCCCTGGgcatgtcatataaatggaatcatgccacacgtggccttttgtgtctggcttctttccctttgcATAGTGTTTTCAAGCTTCGTCTACGCTGAAGCAGGtattagtacttcatttctttttatggttgaatactattccattgtatggatataccacaatttattaatTCAgcaattgatggatatttggattgtttctaatttttggctattatgaatagtgctgctatgaatgttCATGCACAAGTTTTTGATTAAACACCTGTTTTCAATTTTGAGGAGTaaatagaagtggaattgctggctcatatggtcattcttttaaacttttaaactttttaagcaattgccaaaatttttttctgaagttgctgcatcattttttattcccaccagcaatgtatgagtgttctaatttctccacattctcactaacgtttattttttgtttttaaaaatgttcttatagccatcctagtgggtgaaAAGtggcatctcaaaaaaataaaaataaaaagcattctcACGTCAGGtcttaagttttcttcttttgtatatGAGGCCACAAAATTGAGAGAAATTTTCCCTAAGATGAGCTGAAAGTGAATTTAATGAAATTCTGAACAACAGAGCTGTTTTTCACTGACTCCCATCACACACTTCCCAAAGAGCAACCATGATCAAAGCCAAGGCATCTAAATAATGACTGTTGAAATCCAAGCTCCCAGAGGTACAGATAGTCAGGTGTCTTTAGTCAGTGATTGGCAGAGGCATCTAAGGCATTATATGAGGCTTGGCTAGTAAAATGCTCTTCTGGGATTCTGGGACAATACccactctcttttcttttaacttaatgaacatttattttctctccataTGTGCTGtatttgtaaaggaaaaataaatataactaaacACCAATTGTACATTCCACTTTAAAGAAGGCAATTTGTTCAGGTAAAATAATGGGTTAAAACAGTTTCAGCCGTATGAAATTTCAAATTCCATCCTAGCACATTCCTCATTAATAATTGCACACATTCCTATGAAAGTCTgtcatttattttagtctttgatTGCTATCATCAACACACTACAGAAGTTATTCTTTCCTGTTCAAGACAATTAGTTTTGGGAACTAAAACACATGCAGTATATGTAAGTGATTACCTGGATAAAGCAACAGGgcattaggaaatatacttttttgtttttaatttctgcatCCATTTCTTCATTCTGGACCGGTACAGATAGCCTCCATGAGGAGTTTAGCCTCTCCTTGGAGTAAACTCTACTGAGAGGAGGAAAACTGAGACTTACAGTACAGCGGGCACAGCCTGGTTGAGGAGAAGGAGAAACTAAGGAAAAACTGGAGACAGCAAAGCTTGAAGGAGGCAGAGCACTAAGCTGCTGCGGGTCACTCTTCCTGTGAACAGGCTAGTTTCAAATAAAGGCTTGCAGGGATCTTACCGAGCAAAGCAACGTTTATGAAAAGGAACAGGGAAGTTGCATGGAGTGTGATTCTTCCTTCCACAGGAACAGTTGGAAAGCCAAAGAGACCCTAGAGTAAGAATGGTGGTAAGTCCCAGGGTTCGTTTAAAATCCTGATAACGGAACATACATTCTTTCTTACGGGAAAACCGTTTTGATTCTTAAATGAAGTCAGTGAGCTTCAGGCTTGCCTACATTGATATCTCCTAATGGTTTGGGCACGTGACCCAGAGCCAGCTCACAAATCAAGCCTCAGAAAGAGCTGACATCCTAGCTCTTCCCGGAAAAACTCGAATGTCGCCCTGCCGTTCCTGGGGTTGGTGACAGGTCTGGTCATCGCACGGCGGCAGCTCCTCACCTGGATTTAGAAGAGCTGGCGTCCCCGCCCGCCCAAGCCTTTAAACTCTCGTCTGCCAGAACCCGCCAACTCTCCAGGGTACAAAGTACAGCAGGGACGCGGGTGGAGCCCTTCCAAGCGGCGCAGCCTTATCTTTCCCGAGTGAACACCTAGGTGGATTCCCAACACCGCGCCTGGCACGTTTCTGGAGGGAGTCTCAAGCTCCTCCAGAGCTCCCAGCTGCGCGTCCTCGTTTCTGCAGTCGATATTCCTGTGGGAGACACGGGGGGCTCTGAGCGCTACGAGCTTTATTAAGAGATTTGCGAATGGTTCACTCAGGTCCCTGAACACTCCCAATAGCCTAAGCTGCCTGCTGTGTTATAGCGCAGAAGCCCCTAACGCACGGTGGTTGTCCTTTCTTCTCATAACGCTCGCAGCTTAGGGCCAGTTTCCGCGATTCTAAGAGTAATTGCGTGGGCACCTGTGCTGGGGCCAGGCGCAAAGAAGGGAGTTGGTCTGCGCGAAGATCGTCAACCTGCTAACAGACCGCACATGCACTTTGCACCGACCATCTACGTCTCAGTCTGGAGGTTGCGCACTTTGGGTAAGGAGGGCCCGGAACTTCCCTGGCGGGTCTGAGCTGCAAGGCAAgcgagggtgggaagagggaattTAGGGTTCTGGACTGCGGGACGGGAGAGAAGCTGGGGTCTCCAGAGAAAAGGGCAGCAATGGAGGGAAACTGAGATGAACTCCAGacatccatgttcatggatccGTTTGAGTCTTTGCTTTGGGTAGGAGAGGAGTGGAATGAGACAGAATCTATACCTTTGGTTCCCACCCGCCCTCCAGTAAGGCCGAGGAACTCTCTTGGTTCCTCTGAGAGCAAGAGGCAGATGGTGCTGCGAGGGAACCCCGGAAGGAGCCACTAAAGTTGAGCAGAGTGCAGgactgggaaggaaaaaaatggggggcgggggggacAAGCCACCTATGtgctctcctccctttctccaccccaccccctttTTTCGTAGCTGCTGACGCGCTGGTGGTGCCTATTAATCATTTACCAGTCCAGAGCCGCGCCAGTTAATGGCTGTGCCGTGCGGTGCTCCCACATCCTGGCCTCTCCTCTCCACGGTCGCCTGTGCCCGGGCACCCCGGAGCTGCAAACTGCAGAGCCCAGGCAACCGCTGGGCTGTGCGCCCCGCCGGCGCCGGTAGGAGCCGCGCTCCCCGCAGCGGTTGCGCTCTACCCGGAGGCGCTGGGCGGCTGTGGGCTGCAGGCAAGCGGtcgggtggggagggagggcgcAGGCGGCGGGTGCGCGAGGAGAAAGCCCCAGCCCTGGCAGCCCCACTGGCCCCCCTCAGCTGGGATGTTCCCCAATGGCACcgcctcctctccttcctcctctcctagCCCCAGCCCGGGCAGCTGCGGCGAAGGCGGCGGCAGCAGGGGCCCCGGGGCCGGCGCTGCGGACGGCATGGAGGAGCCAGGGCGAAATGCGTCCCAGAACGGGACCTTGAGCGAGGGCCAGGGCAGCGCCATCCTGATCTCTTTCATCTACTCCGTGGTGTGCCTGGTGGGGCTGTGTGGGAACTCTATGGTCATCTACGTGATCCTGCGCTATGCCAAGATGAAGACGGCCACCAACATCTACATCCTAAATCTGGCCATTGCTGATGAGCTGCTCATGCTCAGCGTGCCCTTCCTAGTCACCTCCACGTTGTTGCGCCACTGGCCCTTCGGTGCGCTGCTCTGCCGCCTCGTGCTCAGCGTGGACGCGGTCAACATGTTCACCAGCATCTACTGTCTGACTGTGCTCAGCGTGGACCGCTACGTGGCCGTGGTGCATCCCATCAAGGCGGCCCGCTACCGCCGGCCCACCGTGGCCAAGGTAGTAAACCTGGGCGTGTGGGTGCTATCGCTGCTCGTCATCCTGCCCATCGTGGTCTTCTCTCGCACCGCGGCCAACAGCGACGGCACGGTGGCTTGCAACATGCTCATGCCAGAGCCCGCTCAACGCTGGCTGGTGGGCTTCGTGTTGTACACATTTCTCATGGGCTTCCTGCTGCCCGTGGGGGCTATCTGCCTGTGCTACGTGCTCATCATTGCTAAGATGCGCATGGTGGCCCTCAAGGCCGGCTGGCAGCAGCGCAAGCGCTCGGAGCGCAAGATCACcttaatggtgatgatggtggtgatggtgtttgTCATCTGCTGGATGCCTTTCTACGTGGTGCAGCTGGTCAACGTGTTTGCTGAGCAGGACGACGCCACGGTGAGTCAGCTGTCGGTCATCCTC
This genomic stretch from Homo sapiens chromosome 14, GRCh38.p14 Primary Assembly harbors:
- the SSTR1 gene encoding somatostatin receptor type 1, with product MFPNGTASSPSSSPSPSPGSCGEGGGSRGPGAGAADGMEEPGRNASQNGTLSEGQGSAILISFIYSVVCLVGLCGNSMVIYVILRYAKMKTATNIYILNLAIADELLMLSVPFLVTSTLLRHWPFGALLCRLVLSVDAVNMFTSIYCLTVLSVDRYVAVVHPIKAARYRRPTVAKVVNLGVWVLSLLVILPIVVFSRTAANSDGTVACNMLMPEPAQRWLVGFVLYTFLMGFLLPVGAICLCYVLIIAKMRMVALKAGWQQRKRSERKITLMVMMVVMVFVICWMPFYVVQLVNVFAEQDDATVSQLSVILGYANSCANPILYGFLSDNFKRSFQRILCLSWMDNAAEEPVDYYATALKSRAYSVEDFQPENLESGGVFRNGTCTSRITTL
- the SSTR1 gene encoding somatostatin receptor type 1 isoform X1, with amino-acid sequence MEEPGRNASQNGTLSEGQGSAILISFIYSVVCLVGLCGNSMVIYVILRYAKMKTATNIYILNLAIADELLMLSVPFLVTSTLLRHWPFGALLCRLVLSVDAVNMFTSIYCLTVLSVDRYVAVVHPIKAARYRRPTVAKVVNLGVWVLSLLVILPIVVFSRTAANSDGTVACNMLMPEPAQRWLVGFVLYTFLMGFLLPVGAICLCYVLIIAKMRMVALKAGWQQRKRSERKITLMVMMVVMVFVICWMPFYVVQLVNVFAEQDDATVSQLSVILGYANSCANPILYGFLSDNFKRSFQRILCLSWMDNAAEEPVDYYATALKSRAYSVEDFQPENLESGGVFRNGTCTSRITTL